In Tursiops truncatus isolate mTurTru1 chromosome 19, mTurTru1.mat.Y, whole genome shotgun sequence, a genomic segment contains:
- the CHST6 gene encoding carbohydrate sulfotransferase 6: MWLRRISSTAVTALLLAQTGLLLFLVSRPRPPSPVGGEERVHVLVLSSWRSGSSFVGQLFSQHPNVFYLMEPAWHVWAALSQGSAVALHMAVRDLVRSVFLCDMDVFDAYLPWRRNLSDLFQWAESRALCSPPACSAFPRGAISSEAVCKPLCARRPFGLAQEACRTYSHVVLKEVRFFNLQVLYPLLSDPALNLRIVHLVRDPRAVLRSREQTAKALARDNGIVLGTNGKWVEADPDLRVVREVCRSHVRIAEAAMRKPPPSLRGRYRLVRFEDLARAPLPEIRALYAFAGLSLTPQLEAWIHNITHGVGPGARREAFKTTSRDALNVSQAWRHTLPFAKIRRVQELCAGALQLLGYRPVFSEDEQRDLALDLMLPRGPGSFSWASSTAEHSGP; the protein is encoded by the coding sequence ATGTGGCTGCGGCGCATCTCCAGCACCGCGGTGACCGCGCTCCTGCTGGCGCAGACTGGCCTCCTGCTCTTCCTAGTCTCCCGGCCCAGGCCGCCGTCCCCGGTGGGTGGCGAGGAGAGGGTGCACGTGCTGGTGCTGTCCTCGTGGCGCTCGGGCTCGTCCTTCGTGGGCCAGCTCTTCAGCCAGCACCCCAATGTCTTCTATCTGATGGAGCCTGCGTGGCACGTGTGGGCCGCTTTGTCGCAGGGCAGCGCGGTGGCGCTACACATGGCGGTGCGCGATCTGGTGCGCTCCGTCTTCCTGTGCGACATGGATGTGTTCGACGCCTACCTGCCGTGGCGGCGCAACCTGTCGGACCTCTTCCAGTGGGCGGAGAGCCGCGCGCTGTGCTCGCCGCCCGCCTGCAGCGCCTTCCCGCGCGGCGCCATCAGCAGCGAGGCAGTGTGCAAGCCGCTGTGCGCGCGACGGCCCTTCGGCCTGGCCCAGGAGGCTTGCCGCACCTACAGCCACGTGGTGCTCAAGGAGGTGCGCTTCTTCAACCTGCAGGTGCTCTACCCGCTGCTCAGCGACCCGGCGCTCAACCTGCGCATCGTGCACCTGGTGCGCGACCCGCGGGCTGTGCTGCGCTCGCGCGAGCAGACGGCCAAGGCACTGGCCCGTGACAACGGCATCGTGTTGGGCACCAACGGCAAGTGGGTGGAGGCCGACCCGGACCTGCGTGTGGTGCGCGAGGTGTGCCGCAGCCACGTGCGCATCGCCGAGGCCGCCATGCGCAAGCCACCGCCCTCCCTGCGCGGCCGCTACCGCCTGGTGCGCTTCGAGGACCTGGCACGGGCGCCTCTGCCCGAGATCCGCGCGCTCTACGCCTTCGCAGGCCTGAGCCTCACGCCGCAGCTCGAGGCCTGGATCCACAACATCACCCACGGGGTCGGGCCAGGCGCCCGCCGTGAGGCCTTCAAGACTACGTCCAGGGATGCGCTCAACGTCTCGCAGGCCTGGCGCCACACGCTGCCCTTTGCCAAGATCCGCCGCGTGCAGGAGCTGTGTGCGGGTGCACTGCAGCTGCTGGGCTACCGGCCAGTGTTCTCTGAGGACGAGCAGCGCGACCTCGCCCTGGACCTCATGCTGCCGCGCGGCCCGGGCAGCTTTAGCTGGGCATCGTCCACTGCCGAGCACTCCGGGCCGTAG